A single Microbacterium protaetiae DNA region contains:
- a CDS encoding LacI family DNA-binding transcriptional regulator, with protein MSDTRVARVRTAAPTLHDVAHEAGVSLATASRVLNGSTRKVAESYRERVQDAASRLGYTANLSAQATARGTSAIIALLVADIADPYFGQIAAGVARGADEAGLVVTIATTERDAEREQRVIHALRGQRPRGIILAASRTAESARDELQAELEAIADAGSRIVVVGPPADGLRAVTVDNRGGARALGAALAERGYREAVILAAAEGVRTSDDRIVGFTEGFTAEGGTVARIHRGDFSREAGERLAAEALAAGVAPGTVLFGVSDVVAIGAMSGIRAAGREVGADVAVAGFDDIPTGRDVTPSLTTVRVPLDALGFETFRAATLDDWSGQAAFDLEVVVRESTPTRAA; from the coding sequence ATGTCCGATACCAGGGTTGCTCGGGTGCGCACCGCGGCGCCGACGCTGCATGATGTCGCGCACGAGGCGGGCGTGTCTCTCGCCACAGCGTCGCGGGTGCTGAACGGATCGACCCGCAAGGTCGCCGAGTCATACCGCGAGCGGGTGCAAGATGCGGCATCCCGCCTCGGCTACACGGCCAATCTCTCCGCCCAGGCCACCGCGCGGGGCACGAGTGCGATCATCGCGCTGCTGGTGGCCGATATCGCCGACCCGTACTTCGGCCAGATCGCCGCCGGTGTCGCCCGCGGCGCCGACGAGGCCGGGCTGGTGGTGACGATCGCCACGACCGAGCGCGACGCCGAGCGCGAGCAGCGGGTCATCCACGCGCTGCGCGGACAGCGCCCGCGGGGCATCATCCTCGCGGCATCCCGCACCGCAGAATCGGCGCGCGACGAACTGCAGGCAGAGCTCGAGGCCATCGCCGATGCGGGCAGCCGCATTGTGGTGGTCGGGCCTCCGGCCGACGGCCTGCGGGCGGTCACCGTCGACAACCGCGGTGGCGCCCGCGCCCTGGGCGCGGCCCTGGCCGAGCGCGGATACCGCGAGGCCGTCATCCTCGCCGCGGCAGAGGGCGTGCGCACCTCCGACGACCGCATCGTCGGGTTCACCGAGGGGTTCACGGCCGAAGGCGGCACCGTGGCCCGCATTCACCGGGGCGACTTCAGCCGCGAAGCCGGCGAACGGCTGGCCGCCGAGGCTCTCGCGGCGGGTGTCGCCCCCGGCACCGTGCTGTTCGGCGTGAGCGATGTCGTGGCCATCGGGGCGATGTCGGGCATCCGCGCCGCCGGGCGCGAGGTCGGCGCCGATGTCGCCGTGGCCGGCTTCGATGACATCCCGACCGGCCGCGACGTCACCCCGTCGCTGACCACGGTGCGGGTTCCGCTCGACGCCCTGGGATTTGAGACGTTCCGTGCGGCCACCCTCGACGACTGGAGCGGCCAGGCCGCGTTCGACCTCGAGGTCGTGGTGCGCGAGTCCACGCCCACGCGCGCGGCATGA
- a CDS encoding sugar phosphate isomerase/epimerase family protein: MTAPDPRLSINQATIKHADLATALRVTAQAGVQAIGLWREPVQEVGLDAAARMLADSGLRFSTHCRGGFFTAPEGPARRASLDDNRVAIEETATLATAGAPGSTAVLVLVAGGLPEGSRDLAGARERVHDAIGELAPDAAAAGVTLSIEPLHPMYASDRCVISTLGQALDVAADFDPAVVGVTVDTFHIWWDPDVLPQIERAGREGRIATYQVCDWQTPLPADVLLGRHYPGDGVIDFGPMTRAVLASGYDRDIEVEIFNEDVWATDPLEAVRRTAAGFGAAVSPHL, encoded by the coding sequence ATGACCGCTCCCGACCCGCGCCTGTCGATCAACCAGGCCACGATCAAGCACGCCGATCTGGCCACCGCGCTGCGGGTGACCGCGCAGGCAGGCGTGCAGGCGATCGGACTGTGGCGCGAGCCGGTGCAAGAGGTGGGGCTGGATGCCGCTGCCCGCATGCTCGCCGATTCGGGCCTGCGCTTCTCGACGCACTGCCGCGGTGGCTTCTTCACCGCGCCCGAGGGGCCGGCCCGCCGCGCATCGCTGGATGACAACCGCGTCGCCATCGAAGAGACCGCGACACTGGCCACCGCCGGGGCACCCGGCTCCACCGCCGTGCTGGTGCTGGTCGCGGGTGGTCTGCCCGAAGGCTCGCGTGACTTGGCCGGTGCCCGCGAACGTGTGCACGATGCCATCGGCGAACTCGCACCCGATGCCGCCGCCGCCGGCGTGACGCTGTCGATCGAGCCGCTGCATCCCATGTATGCGTCCGACCGCTGTGTGATCTCGACCCTCGGGCAGGCCCTGGATGTCGCTGCCGACTTCGATCCGGCTGTGGTCGGGGTCACCGTCGACACCTTCCACATCTGGTGGGATCCCGACGTGCTGCCCCAGATCGAGCGTGCCGGCCGCGAGGGGCGCATCGCCACCTACCAGGTCTGCGACTGGCAGACGCCGCTGCCGGCCGATGTACTGCTGGGCCGGCATTACCCGGGCGACGGAGTCATCGATTTCGGACCGATGACCCGGGCCGTTCTCGCGTCGGGATACGACCGCGACATCGAGGTGGAGATCTTCAACGAAGACGTCTGGGCCACCGATCCCCTCGAGGCGGTGCGACGCACCGCGGCCGGTTTCGGCGCGGCCGTCTCGCCGCATCTGTGA
- a CDS encoding dihydrodipicolinate synthase family protein, protein MAWLTLLGADGALTRTELVDSSGYTRPTAPLRSRVAYAAAHVVPVAWGQNTPGQPAQIDWDATLAFRRNVYSWGLGVADAMDTAQRNMGLDAAATRELISRSAQVAREEGGSVVVGVNTDHIDDEHLSLEQIIDAYKEQLHFTEEQGAGPVLMASRHLARTATSRTDYLRVYAAVLQSASVPVVIHWLGTAFDPQLEGYFGSSDWREASETLLRIIAENPGKIAGVKMSLLNAESEVAVRERLPEGVRMFTGDDFNYVGLIGGADVPDAPQPARDPASPRQHSDALLGAFAAITPVASAAIQALDAGDPARYLEILGPTEQLSRQVFAAPTFYYKTGVAFLSWLNGHQSAFQMVGGLHSARSLPHLARIVQLANAAKAFERPELAAARWHALLTLNGVDA, encoded by the coding sequence ATGGCATGGCTGACACTCCTGGGCGCCGACGGCGCCCTCACCCGCACCGAGCTGGTCGACAGCTCAGGCTACACGCGGCCGACCGCGCCGCTGCGCAGCCGGGTCGCCTACGCGGCCGCGCACGTCGTACCGGTCGCGTGGGGCCAGAACACGCCCGGCCAGCCGGCGCAGATCGACTGGGACGCCACCCTCGCCTTTCGGCGCAACGTGTACTCCTGGGGGCTGGGCGTCGCCGACGCCATGGACACCGCCCAGCGGAACATGGGGCTGGATGCCGCAGCCACCCGTGAGCTCATTTCGCGGTCGGCGCAGGTGGCCCGTGAAGAGGGCGGCTCGGTGGTGGTCGGGGTCAACACCGACCACATCGACGACGAGCACCTGAGCCTCGAGCAGATCATCGACGCCTATAAGGAGCAGCTGCATTTCACCGAGGAGCAGGGGGCCGGCCCCGTGCTGATGGCCTCGCGCCACCTCGCGCGTACGGCGACGAGCCGCACCGACTATCTGCGCGTGTATGCGGCCGTGCTGCAGTCGGCGAGTGTGCCGGTGGTCATCCACTGGCTGGGCACAGCGTTCGACCCTCAGCTCGAGGGGTATTTCGGCTCGTCCGACTGGCGCGAGGCCTCTGAGACGCTGTTGCGCATCATCGCCGAGAACCCGGGCAAGATCGCCGGCGTGAAGATGAGTCTGCTCAACGCCGAGTCCGAGGTGGCAGTGCGCGAGCGCCTTCCCGAGGGCGTGCGCATGTTCACCGGCGACGACTTCAACTATGTGGGCCTCATCGGTGGGGCGGACGTGCCCGACGCGCCGCAGCCGGCGCGGGATCCGGCATCCCCGCGCCAGCACTCCGACGCTCTGCTGGGTGCCTTCGCAGCGATCACCCCGGTGGCCTCGGCGGCGATCCAGGCGCTCGATGCCGGCGACCCGGCGCGCTACCTCGAGATCCTCGGGCCGACCGAGCAGCTCTCGCGTCAGGTGTTCGCGGCGCCCACGTTCTACTACAAGACCGGCGTCGCCTTTCTGTCGTGGCTGAACGGACACCAGAGCGCCTTCCAGATGGTGGGCGGACTGCACTCCGCACGCAGCCTGCCGCACCTGGCACGCATCGTCCAACTCGCCAACGCCGCCAAGGCGTTCGAGCGCCCCGAGCTTGCCGCCGCCCGGTGGCACGCACTCCTGACCCTGAACGGAGTCGACGCATGA
- a CDS encoding Gfo/Idh/MocA family protein, whose amino-acid sequence MSESTTPTVREVGIIMNGVSGRMGYRQHLLRSILAIREQGGIELPDGSRLTVKPLLVGRSEAKLAEIAERHGIADYTTDLDAALADPRWEIYGDFLVTKARAAALRKAIAAGKTIYTEKPTAETVDEALELARLAAEAGVKTGVVHDKLYLPGLLKLRRLIDSGFFGRILSVRGEFGYWVFEGDWRPAQRPSWNYRAEDGGGIIVDMFPHWNYILENLFGGVRSVYAQASIHIPDRWDENGEHYDATAEDAAYGVFELDGGVIAQINSSWTTRVNRDELVEFHVDGTHGSAVVGLFGAKIQHRNGTPKPVWNPDIPDEHDYDAFWSQVPVDDVFQNGFRQQWEEFLTSYATGTDYPYDLLAGARGVQLAQAGLQSAREGRKVELPTLSLH is encoded by the coding sequence ATGTCAGAGTCGACAACACCGACCGTCCGCGAAGTCGGCATCATCATGAACGGCGTCTCGGGCCGCATGGGCTACCGCCAGCACCTGCTGCGTTCGATCCTCGCGATCCGTGAGCAGGGCGGCATCGAGCTGCCCGACGGCAGCCGCCTCACCGTCAAGCCGCTACTGGTGGGGCGCAGCGAAGCGAAGCTCGCCGAGATCGCCGAGCGGCACGGCATCGCCGACTACACCACCGACCTCGACGCGGCTCTGGCCGACCCTCGCTGGGAGATCTACGGCGACTTCCTGGTCACCAAGGCGCGCGCGGCGGCGCTGCGCAAGGCGATAGCTGCGGGCAAGACGATCTACACCGAGAAGCCCACCGCCGAGACCGTCGACGAGGCGCTCGAACTTGCCCGCCTCGCTGCCGAGGCCGGGGTGAAGACGGGGGTCGTGCACGACAAGCTCTACCTGCCCGGCCTGCTCAAGCTGCGCCGGCTCATCGACTCGGGCTTCTTCGGCCGCATCCTGTCGGTGCGCGGCGAGTTCGGCTACTGGGTGTTCGAGGGTGATTGGCGCCCCGCCCAGCGCCCCAGCTGGAACTATCGCGCCGAAGACGGCGGCGGCATCATCGTCGACATGTTCCCGCACTGGAACTACATTCTCGAGAACCTGTTCGGCGGTGTGCGCAGCGTCTACGCCCAGGCATCCATTCACATCCCCGACCGCTGGGACGAGAACGGCGAGCACTACGACGCGACCGCCGAAGACGCCGCCTACGGCGTGTTCGAGCTCGACGGGGGAGTGATCGCCCAGATCAACTCGAGCTGGACGACCCGGGTCAACCGCGACGAGCTCGTCGAGTTCCACGTCGACGGCACCCACGGGTCGGCCGTGGTGGGACTGTTCGGCGCGAAGATCCAGCATCGCAACGGCACGCCGAAGCCGGTCTGGAACCCCGACATCCCCGACGAACACGACTACGACGCGTTCTGGTCGCAGGTACCGGTCGACGACGTGTTCCAGAACGGCTTCCGTCAGCAGTGGGAGGAGTTCCTCACCTCTTACGCGACCGGCACCGACTACCCATACGACCTTCTCGCCGGCGCCCGTGGGGTGCAGCTGGCCCAGGCGGGCCTGCAGTCGGCGCGCGAGGGACGCAAGGTCGAACTGCCGACGCTGAGTCTTCACTGA
- a CDS encoding carbohydrate ABC transporter permease codes for MTTASLNEPGLDIVAQQLEGAGPRRPRRVTRKTWQTVIWLVGLLVLTVIVLYPLVWLFLSTFKPNAEFGQNPGLLPQNPTFENYGKVMEGIAGVPMWRFFANSLILAVSAVVGTVFSSALAAYAFARVQFKGLGILFAAMIGTLLLPVHVLIIPQYIIFNKLDLIDTFVPLILPKFLATEAFFVFLIVQFIRQMPRDMDEAARIDGAGHFRIFWSIILPLIKPALITCAIFAFIWTWNDFLGPLLYLTSPDNYPLPIALRLYNDQTSSSDYGATVTASFIALIPILLFFIVFQRFLVEGVATQGLKG; via the coding sequence ATGACCACTGCATCGCTGAACGAACCCGGCCTGGACATCGTCGCGCAGCAGCTCGAGGGTGCCGGCCCCCGCCGCCCCCGTCGCGTCACGCGCAAGACGTGGCAGACGGTGATCTGGCTGGTCGGCCTCCTGGTGCTGACCGTGATAGTGCTGTATCCGCTGGTGTGGCTGTTCCTGTCGACGTTCAAGCCGAACGCCGAGTTCGGGCAGAACCCGGGCCTGCTGCCGCAGAACCCCACGTTCGAGAACTACGGCAAGGTGATGGAGGGCATCGCCGGGGTGCCGATGTGGCGGTTCTTCGCGAACTCGCTCATCCTGGCCGTCTCGGCCGTGGTCGGCACGGTGTTCTCGTCGGCCCTGGCCGCCTATGCGTTCGCGCGCGTGCAGTTCAAGGGCCTGGGCATTCTTTTCGCGGCCATGATCGGCACGCTGCTGCTGCCCGTGCACGTGCTGATCATTCCGCAGTACATCATCTTCAACAAGCTCGATCTGATCGACACCTTCGTGCCGCTGATCCTGCCGAAGTTCCTGGCCACCGAGGCGTTCTTCGTCTTTCTCATCGTGCAGTTCATCCGTCAGATGCCGCGTGACATGGATGAGGCGGCACGTATCGACGGCGCCGGGCATTTCCGCATCTTCTGGTCGATCATCCTGCCGCTGATAAAGCCGGCCCTGATCACCTGCGCGATCTTCGCCTTCATCTGGACGTGGAACGACTTCCTCGGCCCGCTGCTGTACCTGACCAGTCCCGACAACTATCCGCTGCCCATCGCACTGCGGCTGTACAACGACCAGACATCGTCGAGCGACTACGGTGCGACGGTGACCGCGTCGTTCATCGCGCTGATCCCGATCCTGTTGTTCTTCATCGTGTTCCAGCGCTTCCTCGTCGAGGGCGTGGCCACGCAGGGGCTGAAGGGATGA
- a CDS encoding carbohydrate ABC transporter permease: protein MSTTATRVIVTDKPARRLYRRRRPEYNNRPQQRARARRETLAGYGFLIPWLVGFFGLTLVPMVYSLYLSFTKYNLFAAPKWIGLDNYVRLFTNDPNFVQSVWITLIYVFIGTPISLAAALAVAMLLNYRDRGAGFFRSAFYAPSLIGASVSVAIVWRAMFSTDGPVDAALNSIGIHLGGWIGNPAMVLPMMILLHVWQFGSTMVIFLAGLKQVPKELYEAAEMDGAGAWRRFTAVTIPMLSPVMFFNLLLGLVGAFQVFASAYIISNGTGGPAGMTNFLTVYLYKRGFSDGQMGYAAAIAWVLLVVVALIAFILFRTQRSWVHYAGDDR, encoded by the coding sequence GTGAGCACCACGGCCACCAGGGTCATCGTCACCGACAAGCCGGCGCGCCGGCTGTACCGCCGGCGTCGACCCGAGTACAACAACCGTCCGCAGCAGCGGGCGCGCGCACGACGCGAGACCCTGGCGGGGTACGGCTTTCTCATCCCCTGGCTGGTGGGCTTCTTCGGCCTGACGCTCGTGCCGATGGTGTACTCGCTCTACCTCTCCTTCACGAAGTACAACCTTTTCGCGGCGCCGAAATGGATCGGCCTGGACAACTATGTGCGGCTGTTCACGAACGACCCCAACTTCGTCCAGTCCGTGTGGATCACGCTCATCTACGTGTTCATCGGCACCCCGATCAGCCTGGCCGCCGCACTGGCGGTGGCCATGCTGCTGAACTACCGCGACCGCGGCGCCGGGTTCTTCCGCTCGGCCTTCTACGCCCCCTCGCTGATCGGCGCCTCGGTGTCGGTGGCCATCGTGTGGCGGGCGATGTTCTCCACCGACGGCCCGGTCGACGCCGCGCTGAACTCCATCGGCATCCATCTGGGCGGCTGGATCGGGAATCCCGCCATGGTGCTGCCGATGATGATCCTGCTGCACGTGTGGCAGTTCGGCTCGACGATGGTGATCTTCCTGGCCGGCCTCAAGCAGGTTCCCAAAGAGCTCTACGAAGCCGCCGAGATGGACGGCGCGGGCGCCTGGCGCCGCTTCACGGCCGTGACCATCCCGATGCTCTCGCCGGTCATGTTCTTCAACCTGCTGCTGGGCCTGGTCGGCGCCTTCCAGGTCTTCGCCTCGGCCTACATCATCTCCAACGGCACCGGGGGCCCGGCCGGCATGACGAACTTCCTCACCGTCTACCTCTACAAGCGCGGCTTCTCCGACGGTCAGATGGGCTACGCCGCCGCCATCGCGTGGGTGCTCCTGGTGGTCGTCGCGCTCATTGCCTTCATCCTCTTCCGCACTCAGAGATCGTGGGTGCACTACGCAGGAGACGACCGATGA
- a CDS encoding ABC transporter substrate-binding protein produces the protein MFSKRKLAGAVAMAASAAVLLAGCAGGGGGDDKGAATLDPNEKVTLDLAFWGNDVRAKLYDQVIAEFEKKYPNITVNSTFLDFPAFWEKRQTEAAGGGLPDVMQFDYSYLRQYSENGLLLDLDPYLGNIIQTEPLGDNILSIGVVNDTTYAIPTSTNAWGLFTNPKLLEQAGVDDFAGGSWADYTDWMGKVTTAADGEFYGGSDYTGRIQNFELQLRSEGKNLFNDDGTAGFDEARLKQFWEEGATARDGIVVPQKTVEELSPLGPFDTAKTASELTWDNFGAGYLANLGEDFTSLNLIAPPVTKEGAKDLYLKPSMLHAISAKTKHPAAAATLVDFLINSPESGKIFGTNRGLPASTTALEAAELDPLSQQIKDYEASIQDRLGDAPPVPIVGYGTLEEKFRVLGTELNFGTISVDDAVKEFFSEMDVQLNQ, from the coding sequence ATGTTCAGCAAGAGAAAGCTCGCGGGCGCCGTCGCCATGGCGGCCAGCGCTGCGGTATTGCTCGCCGGATGCGCCGGCGGCGGCGGTGGCGATGACAAGGGCGCTGCCACGCTCGACCCGAACGAGAAGGTCACGCTCGACCTGGCCTTCTGGGGCAACGACGTTCGCGCCAAGCTCTACGACCAGGTGATCGCCGAGTTCGAGAAGAAGTACCCGAACATCACGGTGAACTCCACCTTCTTGGACTTCCCCGCCTTCTGGGAGAAGCGCCAGACCGAGGCCGCCGGCGGCGGCCTGCCCGACGTGATGCAGTTCGACTACTCGTACCTGCGTCAGTACTCCGAGAACGGGCTGCTGCTCGATCTCGACCCCTACCTGGGCAACATCATCCAGACCGAGCCGCTGGGAGACAACATCCTCTCGATCGGCGTCGTGAACGACACCACCTACGCGATTCCGACCTCGACGAACGCGTGGGGTCTGTTCACGAACCCGAAGCTTCTCGAGCAGGCCGGTGTCGACGACTTCGCCGGTGGCAGCTGGGCCGACTACACCGATTGGATGGGCAAGGTCACCACGGCCGCCGACGGCGAGTTCTACGGTGGCAGCGACTACACGGGGCGCATCCAGAACTTCGAGCTGCAGCTGCGCTCTGAGGGCAAGAACCTCTTCAACGACGACGGCACCGCCGGTTTCGACGAGGCCCGCCTGAAGCAGTTCTGGGAAGAGGGCGCCACAGCCCGCGACGGCATCGTCGTTCCGCAGAAGACCGTGGAAGAGCTCTCCCCCCTCGGCCCCTTCGACACCGCCAAGACGGCGAGCGAGCTGACCTGGGACAACTTCGGCGCCGGCTACCTGGCAAACCTCGGTGAGGACTTCACCTCGCTGAACCTGATCGCCCCACCGGTCACGAAGGAGGGCGCGAAGGACCTCTACCTGAAGCCCTCGATGCTGCACGCCATCTCGGCGAAGACGAAGCACCCCGCCGCGGCGGCGACGCTGGTGGACTTCCTTATCAACTCGCCCGAGTCCGGCAAGATCTTCGGCACCAACCGGGGCCTGCCGGCCTCGACCACGGCCCTCGAAGCCGCCGAGCTCGACCCGCTGAGCCAGCAGATCAAGGACTACGAGGCATCCATCCAGGACCGCCTGGGAGATGCGCCGCCCGTGCCGATCGTCGGCTACGGCACGCTCGAAGAGAAGTTCCGGGTGCTGGGCACCGAGCTGAACTTCGGCACGATCTCGGTCGATGACGCCGTCAAGGAGTTCTTCTCCGAGATGGACGTCCAGCTCAACCAGTAG
- a CDS encoding family 43 glycosylhydrolase yields MSVHELYRDPVYDGATDPTVVIADDGWWMFYTQRRAGHPDPGPGVSWVHGSRIGVARSADGVAWSYAGTLEPDAAGLRLNADGPPVVVDATHWAPEVVHDGARWRMYLTEIDGVPDRWPGHARRIVEYSSADLRDWRRVAELALDSDRVIDAAVTRCPDGLWRLWYKDEAAGSVTKVATSTDLRRWDAAGTAIGGRAHEGPFVFALGGWWWMITDEWRGLAVHRSPDAVTWERQGGPDDVILAGDDGAPRAHHGAAVREGDRMWFYWFGHPLAAPDRGAEATSLDDRRSAVYRSRLTVVDGVLTATVIESSQIDDR; encoded by the coding sequence ATGAGTGTGCACGAGCTGTATCGCGACCCGGTCTATGACGGAGCGACCGATCCGACCGTCGTGATCGCCGACGACGGGTGGTGGATGTTCTACACGCAGCGGCGTGCCGGCCACCCCGATCCGGGACCGGGGGTGAGCTGGGTGCACGGCAGCCGCATCGGCGTCGCGCGCTCGGCCGACGGCGTCGCGTGGTCGTACGCGGGCACGCTGGAGCCGGATGCTGCGGGGCTGAGGCTGAATGCCGACGGTCCGCCGGTGGTGGTGGATGCCACACACTGGGCGCCCGAGGTGGTGCACGACGGTGCCCGCTGGCGGATGTACCTCACCGAGATCGACGGCGTTCCCGACCGATGGCCCGGCCATGCCCGGCGCATCGTGGAGTACTCCTCGGCCGACCTGCGCGACTGGCGTCGCGTCGCAGAGCTTGCGCTGGACAGCGACCGCGTGATCGACGCCGCCGTGACGCGGTGCCCCGACGGCCTCTGGCGGCTGTGGTACAAGGATGAAGCGGCCGGCTCGGTCACCAAGGTGGCGACCTCGACCGATCTGCGTCGGTGGGATGCCGCGGGCACAGCGATCGGCGGCCGCGCGCATGAAGGCCCCTTCGTGTTCGCGCTGGGCGGCTGGTGGTGGATGATCACCGATGAGTGGCGGGGTCTTGCTGTGCACCGCTCGCCCGACGCGGTGACCTGGGAGCGGCAGGGTGGACCCGACGATGTCATCCTGGCCGGCGACGACGGCGCACCGCGTGCCCACCATGGCGCAGCCGTGCGCGAGGGCGACCGGATGTGGTTCTACTGGTTCGGGCACCCGCTGGCCGCACCCGACCGCGGCGCCGAGGCGACCTCGCTTGACGACCGGCGCAGCGCCGTCTATCGCAGTCGGCTGACGGTGGTCGACGGTGTGCTCACCGCGACCGTTATTGAATCGTCTCAAATTGATGACCGCTGA
- a CDS encoding Gfo/Idh/MocA family protein: protein MIETMPERLRCAIVGTGGVAQLHARAVAAHPRAELVAVTDLSRERADEFAARWSVPAVYDTLDELLATEHPDVVLVCTPPVAHHDQTLVALAAGAHVVVEKPPASSLDELDEMRRAADAADRRLAVVFQQRTGTAAAHVKRLLADGALGRPLLAVCQTLWYRGDDYYAVPWRGKWATEGGGTTLGHGIHQLDLLGYLLGDWASVQARLWRLDRDIEVEDASTATVTFANGVVAQVVTSAVSPREVSAIRIDTQKATVTVEHLYGHGHENWKITPAPGFEAEAAAWALPEIEERSDHAPLLRDVFDALLTGAPLPETADEPARTFELVAGIYASAAADGAVLTPADIAVHPTHRRGFASPVTDMREG from the coding sequence ATGATCGAGACCATGCCCGAACGACTGCGCTGCGCGATCGTCGGCACCGGAGGGGTCGCGCAGCTGCATGCCCGCGCGGTGGCCGCGCATCCGCGCGCCGAGCTTGTCGCCGTCACCGACCTGAGTCGCGAGCGCGCCGACGAGTTCGCCGCCCGCTGGAGCGTGCCCGCCGTCTACGACACCCTCGACGAGCTGCTGGCCACCGAACACCCCGACGTCGTGCTGGTGTGCACCCCGCCGGTCGCCCACCACGACCAGACGCTGGTCGCGCTGGCCGCCGGCGCCCACGTCGTGGTCGAGAAACCGCCGGCGTCGTCGCTGGACGAACTCGACGAGATGCGCCGTGCCGCCGACGCTGCCGACCGGCGCCTGGCGGTCGTCTTCCAGCAGCGCACCGGAACGGCCGCCGCGCACGTGAAGCGGCTGCTGGCCGACGGCGCTCTCGGCCGTCCGCTGCTGGCCGTGTGCCAGACGCTCTGGTACCGCGGCGACGACTATTACGCGGTGCCCTGGCGGGGCAAGTGGGCGACCGAGGGCGGCGGGACCACGCTGGGTCACGGCATCCATCAGCTGGATCTGCTCGGATACCTGCTGGGCGACTGGGCGAGCGTGCAAGCGCGGCTGTGGCGCCTGGACCGTGACATCGAGGTGGAGGATGCTTCGACGGCCACGGTGACATTTGCAAACGGCGTCGTCGCCCAGGTCGTCACCAGTGCCGTCTCGCCCCGCGAGGTGAGCGCCATCCGCATCGACACCCAGAAGGCGACAGTGACCGTCGAGCACCTCTACGGGCACGGACACGAGAATTGGAAGATCACTCCCGCGCCGGGGTTCGAGGCCGAGGCCGCCGCCTGGGCGCTGCCCGAGATCGAGGAGCGCAGCGACCACGCGCCGCTGCTGCGTGACGTGTTCGATGCGCTGCTGACCGGGGCCCCGCTGCCCGAGACCGCCGACGAGCCGGCCCGTACCTTCGAGCTGGTCGCGGGGATCTACGCGTCGGCCGCCGCCGACGGCGCCGTGCTGACCCCGGCCGACATCGCCGTCCATCCCACGCACCGCCGGGGCTTCGCAAGCCCGGTCACCGACATGCGCGAGGGATGA
- a CDS encoding cupin domain-containing protein, with protein MNSFPGGVAVTDLEVYDTAACDGRVGGSPHLHTASSEAYIVIAGTGAVHTLSAQGYAEHSLEPGDTLWFTPGTIHRLINGGGLRLLVVMSNAGLPEAGDAVFTFPAHVLDDPDAYRAAATLPDGPDIAQAVQVRRDLAVEGFLALQRGGAEALAAFHTQAARLVGGRIARWQKIWERSVAAPAAATRDQLTALAAGEPGALGAASVTRAVREPGERAWGMCGRLRTWSEDVR; from the coding sequence ATGAACTCCTTCCCGGGCGGTGTGGCCGTCACCGACCTCGAGGTGTACGACACGGCGGCCTGCGATGGCCGCGTGGGCGGCAGCCCACACCTGCACACCGCTTCGAGCGAGGCGTACATCGTGATCGCCGGCACCGGGGCGGTGCACACGCTCAGCGCCCAGGGTTACGCCGAGCATTCTCTCGAGCCCGGCGACACGCTGTGGTTCACACCGGGCACCATCCACCGCCTGATCAACGGCGGCGGGCTGCGACTGCTGGTGGTGATGTCCAACGCCGGACTTCCCGAAGCGGGCGACGCCGTGTTCACCTTTCCCGCGCACGTGCTCGATGACCCCGACGCGTACCGGGCGGCCGCGACGCTGCCCGACGGACCCGATATCGCCCAGGCCGTACAGGTGCGGCGCGATCTGGCCGTCGAGGGTTTTCTCGCACTGCAGCGCGGCGGGGCCGAGGCGCTGGCTGCCTTCCACACGCAGGCGGCCCGGCTCGTGGGCGGCCGGATCGCGCGGTGGCAGAAGATCTGGGAACGGTCCGTCGCGGCGCCGGCCGCGGCGACCCGGGATCAGCTGACCGCGCTCGCCGCCGGTGAGCCGGGAGCGCTCGGTGCGGCATCGGTCACCCGCGCGGTGAGGGAGCCGGGGGAGCGTGCATGGGGCATGTGCGGCCGGTTGCGGACGTGGAGCGAGGACGTGCGATGA